In one Candidatus Delongbacteria bacterium genomic region, the following are encoded:
- a CDS encoding protein-glutamate O-methyltransferase CheR yields the protein MKINDAEFKLWADFIYDLCGITLNSDKKYLIESRFEQLLIDTNSQSYVDFLAKARSIGGDILKQKIVNAITTNETSFFRDSSPFNMLQYKIIPDLIDKRRKQNPYVKQLPIRIWSSACSSGQEVYSIAIILKEILGNLNEYDIRILGTDISHDMIAKASKAQYSQFEIERGFPKDKIHKYFHTRDGQLQINDEIRAMATFKPMNLLKFFSFPFKFDIIFCRNVAIYFNEIDKKRLFKDLYRVLAPDGYIIIGSTESLTGICENLVPNRYLNSVFYQPR from the coding sequence ATAAAAATTAATGATGCAGAGTTTAAACTATGGGCAGATTTTATCTATGATCTTTGTGGAATAACTCTCAATTCGGATAAAAAGTATCTTATAGAATCTAGATTTGAACAATTATTGATAGATACCAATTCCCAGAGCTACGTCGATTTTCTTGCAAAAGCTCGTTCAATTGGTGGAGATATTTTAAAGCAAAAGATTGTTAATGCTATAACTACGAATGAAACTTCCTTTTTTAGAGATTCTTCACCATTTAATATGCTACAATATAAAATTATTCCTGACTTGATTGATAAAAGGAGAAAGCAAAATCCTTATGTAAAACAATTGCCAATAAGAATTTGGAGTTCAGCGTGTTCTTCAGGACAAGAAGTGTACAGTATTGCGATTATTCTAAAAGAGATTCTAGGGAATCTAAATGAGTATGATATAAGGATTTTGGGTACAGATATTTCTCATGATATGATTGCAAAGGCTAGTAAAGCTCAGTATTCTCAATTTGAAATTGAAAGAGGTTTTCCAAAAGATAAAATTCATAAATATTTCCATACTAGAGATGGTCAATTGCAGATAAACGATGAGATTAGAGCAATGGCAACATTTAAACCTATGAATCTTCTAAAGTTTTTTTCTTTTCCTTTTAAGTTTGATATCATTTTCTGTAGAAATGTCGCAATATATTTCAATGAAATTGATAAAAAGAGATTATTTAAAGATTTATATCGAGTATTAGCTCCTGATGGATATATAATTATTGGTTCTACAGAATCACTTACTGGAATATGTGAGAATTTAGTTCCAAATAGATACTTAAATTCAGTTTTTTATCAACCGAGGTAA
- the cheB gene encoding chemotaxis-specific protein-glutamate methyltransferase CheB codes for MSIKVAVVDDSLLYRRVIVDVLQKIDDVEVVGQFASGKAFLNKVKELSPDIITLDLEMPEMDGLSVLTELKKEKINSFVIIVSSHSVKGSTLTIKALDKGAFDFITKPQGKSAEDSKEFILKELSPLFTALKHRVSIRNIFSKSSSSFEKDSVVNNISTTIENNRVSNSLGVLDKIINKSKVEMILIGVSTGGPGALAQIIPQIKPNLGLPIIIVQHMPPIFTKTLADSLNDKTSLSVVEVENNMSVVPNTIYIAPGGKQMKIINSLAGEKKLMITDDPPENNCKPSVDYLFRSASLNFPGKSVAFIMTGMGNDGTMGLKLLKRNGTYVYAQNEETCVVFGMPKIAIEANVVDEVIPLGAIAEKINLLGK; via the coding sequence ATGTCAATTAAAGTAGCTGTGGTTGATGATTCGCTTTTGTATAGAAGAGTTATAGTTGATGTTCTTCAAAAAATTGACGATGTAGAAGTTGTTGGACAATTTGCTTCTGGAAAAGCTTTTCTTAATAAAGTTAAAGAGTTAAGTCCTGATATTATCACATTGGATCTGGAAATGCCAGAGATGGACGGTTTATCTGTACTAACGGAATTGAAAAAAGAAAAAATTAATAGTTTTGTAATAATTGTAAGTAGTCATTCTGTAAAAGGAAGTACTCTAACTATCAAAGCATTGGACAAAGGAGCTTTTGATTTCATTACAAAACCTCAAGGTAAAAGTGCAGAAGATAGTAAAGAATTTATATTGAAAGAGTTGTCTCCACTATTTACCGCCTTAAAACATAGGGTTTCCATAAGGAATATATTTTCAAAATCTTCCTCATCTTTTGAGAAAGATTCAGTTGTAAATAATATTTCAACTACGATTGAAAATAATAGGGTGTCTAATTCGTTAGGTGTTCTAGATAAAATTATAAATAAAAGCAAAGTGGAGATGATCCTTATTGGAGTTTCTACTGGTGGTCCTGGAGCTTTGGCACAGATCATTCCGCAAATTAAGCCAAATCTTGGTCTACCTATAATAATTGTACAACATATGCCTCCTATTTTTACAAAGACTCTTGCTGATAGTTTGAATGATAAAACTTCTCTAAGTGTTGTTGAGGTTGAAAATAATATGTCAGTAGTTCCAAATACAATTTATATTGCCCCTGGTGGAAAACAGATGAAAATTATAAATAGTTTGGCTGGAGAAAAAAAGTTGATGATAACTGATGATCCTCCTGAAAATAATTGTAAGCCATCGGTTGATTATCTTTTCAGATCTGCATCTTTAAATTTTCCTGGAAAATCGGTTGCGTTTATTATGACAGGTATGGGCAATGATGGGACAATGGGACTAAAATTGTTAAAAAGAAATGGTACTTATGTTTATGCTCAAAATGAGGAAACATGTGTTGTTTTTGGAATGCCGAAAATTGCTATTGAAGCAAATGTTGTTGATGAAGTAATTCCTCTAGGTGCAATTGCTGAAAAAATTAATTTACTGGGGAAATAA
- a CDS encoding purine-binding chemotaxis protein CheW, with amino-acid sequence MENTEVKSQSVLVSIFRIGDAYFGIDTNNVQEVVKIGKITPVHNSHSFIVGVMNLRGKIVSVLDFGLKLDMEKIEENQDNRIYIVNWNDEQVGLLVDEVSDTVEVEETDLKSIPENVQGKQKRYFSNIFHFHGKLISMVNLDYVLRND; translated from the coding sequence ATGGAAAATACAGAAGTTAAAAGTCAGAGTGTGCTAGTTTCAATTTTCAGAATTGGTGATGCATATTTTGGAATAGATACCAATAATGTTCAAGAAGTAGTAAAAATTGGAAAAATTACACCTGTGCATAATTCTCATAGTTTTATAGTAGGAGTAATGAATCTTAGAGGTAAGATTGTTTCTGTATTGGATTTTGGTTTAAAACTAGATATGGAAAAGATAGAAGAGAATCAGGATAATAGAATATATATTGTAAATTGGAATGATGAACAGGTTGGTTTACTTGTAGATGAAGTTAGTGACACTGTTGAAGTTGAAGAGACCGATTTGAAATCTATTCCAGAAAATGTTCAAGGTAAGCAAAAAAGATATTTTTCTAATATATTTCACTTCCACGGTAAACTGATATCAATGGTTAACCTTGATTATGTTTTAAGAAACGACTAG
- a CDS encoding methyl-accepting chemotaxis protein: MLKEIAEGDGDLSRRLEISSNDEIGELAEYFNVFVEKLQDVIRLTNDHIYDISIGNIPEPIVQEFHGDFETIKESINELIKVNTKMLDEISNVVSSAEKSDFSIRANSLGCLGDWQKVLIGVNELVGISEGFVEKVKNNIIDLERESTKIRKVLEYQNLESSKISNILQEIANGDLSVEYRPENENLDNSEIYDIFLQISNSLGNTIFSLSSVLNETRIVSSDIEENAFLLSNVSKNMSTGASEQAKSLDELTVAVSEISTQTKLNAENAQMASKLAFEAKEASEIGNKEMTDLAKAMFEISSSANGIMKVIKVIDDIAFQTNLLALNAAVEAARAGVHGRGFAVVADEVRNLAQKSAEAARETADLIQASTAKSEKGNSLSNRTAKSLKEIEDKISKAVELIEEIAISSEEQAKGIEYSNKALIQIGKIAKENTETSIETENSTNKLLDHIEDLKKSLNMFKIR, encoded by the coding sequence ATGCTGAAAGAAATAGCTGAAGGTGATGGCGATCTTTCCAGAAGACTAGAAATTTCTTCAAACGATGAGATTGGAGAATTAGCTGAATATTTCAATGTTTTTGTTGAGAAATTGCAGGATGTTATTAGGCTTACAAATGATCACATATACGATATTTCGATTGGTAATATACCTGAACCTATCGTGCAAGAATTTCATGGTGATTTTGAAACTATAAAAGAAAGTATCAATGAGCTTATCAAAGTTAATACAAAAATGCTGGATGAAATAAGTAATGTTGTAAGTAGTGCTGAAAAATCTGATTTTTCTATTCGAGCAAATTCTTTAGGCTGTTTAGGTGACTGGCAAAAAGTTCTTATTGGAGTTAATGAATTAGTTGGAATATCTGAAGGTTTTGTGGAAAAAGTAAAAAACAATATTATTGATCTTGAAAGAGAGTCTACTAAAATTAGAAAAGTACTAGAATATCAAAATTTAGAATCATCAAAAATTTCTAATATTCTACAAGAGATAGCCAATGGTGATTTGAGTGTTGAATATAGACCTGAAAATGAAAATCTGGATAATTCCGAAATTTATGATATATTTTTGCAAATTAGTAATTCTCTTGGAAATACAATTTTCTCTCTTAGTAGTGTGCTAAATGAAACCAGAATTGTATCTTCTGATATTGAAGAGAACGCCTTTCTTTTATCCAATGTTTCCAAAAATATGTCAACAGGTGCTTCAGAACAGGCAAAATCACTTGATGAATTGACCGTCGCAGTCTCTGAAATTTCCACTCAGACAAAATTAAATGCAGAAAATGCTCAGATGGCGTCAAAACTTGCTTTTGAAGCTAAAGAAGCTTCTGAAATTGGAAACAAAGAGATGACTGATCTTGCTAAGGCGATGTTTGAAATTTCTTCAAGTGCTAATGGAATTATGAAAGTTATTAAAGTTATTGACGATATTGCATTTCAAACAAATTTACTTGCTTTAAACGCTGCTGTTGAAGCTGCTAGGGCTGGAGTTCATGGTAGAGGATTTGCCGTCGTTGCAGACGAAGTTAGAAATTTAGCTCAAAAATCTGCCGAAGCAGCACGTGAAACAGCAGACTTGATACAGGCATCTACAGCGAAATCTGAGAAAGGAAACTCTCTATCAAATAGAACCGCAAAATCATTAAAAGAGATTGAAGATAAGATCTCTAAGGCTGTGGAATTGATTGAGGAGATTGCGATTTCATCTGAGGAGCAAGCAAAAGGAATCGAATATTCAAATAAAGCTTTAATTCAGATTGGTAAAATTGCCAAAGAAAATACTGAAACTTCTATTGAAACAGAAAATTCAACAAATAAGCTACTAGATCATATAGAAGACCTAAAAAAATCATTAAATATGTTTAAAATAAGATAA
- a CDS encoding cache domain-containing protein, translating into MEDVMVGKLSIIIAVLLFTFLSFGEEVKGKTDDNITEKDVMELLEKGVKLLNEKGDEGLKIISETNGEFHDGELYAFVYDTEVNIIAHPANPKLIGNNYKGKPDMRGKKFRDEIVQKALDGGGWTEYVYQKPGSIGIFKKKVYSKTAEKDGKKYIVAVGMYGGKE; encoded by the coding sequence ATGGAGGATGTAATGGTGGGAAAGTTGTCAATTATTATTGCTGTGTTACTTTTTACTTTTCTTAGCTTTGGAGAAGAAGTAAAGGGAAAAACAGATGATAACATTACTGAAAAAGATGTAATGGAACTTCTGGAGAAAGGTGTAAAACTACTAAATGAAAAAGGAGATGAAGGACTTAAAATTATCAGTGAAACTAATGGTGAATTTCATGATGGTGAACTCTATGCATTTGTTTACGATACAGAAGTGAATATAATTGCTCACCCAGCCAATCCAAAACTTATCGGGAATAATTATAAAGGTAAACCTGATATGAGAGGTAAAAAGTTCAGGGATGAAATTGTACAAAAAGCTTTAGATGGTGGTGGTTGGACTGAATATGTTTACCAAAAACCAGGTAGTATAGGTATATTTAAAAAGAAAGTTTACAGTAAAACAGCAGAAAAAGATGGTAAAAAATATATAGTTGCAGTTGGTATGTACGGTGGTAAAGAATAA
- a CDS encoding methyl-accepting chemotaxis protein has protein sequence MKSIKAKILVLAGITVILVQIVSIFFGWYSQRSMLYRNFDVTAGNILNIFIKNAALPIYDLNEQNLNDVINSTFDFQEVKAIVLSTKDKSRITHSIIKDDNGDIKKFTFENESSYDNIKGKMIIYNNEEVSFARIIFDDSGVSSVLSDYLVKTLISSFLVVTILVIVLMILVKKVIVSQIEKITLMLKDVSEGDGDLRKRLEVGSGNEFSEMVLHFNNFISKLHSIISDITNNTKVLTTESEELSIVSDHVAESSVKMNDKTQKVVISANETRKNNDYVAENMNRTSKNLSSVASATEQMSMTVGDIASNSEKARNISNEAVYQATSVTEKMNKLKASAKEIGMVTETISNISGQTNLLALNATIEAARAGAAGKGFAVVANEIKDLARQTAVATEDIKEKIDGIQNSTSEAVNEIAKISQVIANVSEIITNIASSIEEQAIVTKDVANNVNIATRDVNDSNENLLLTAKSSQQIAEEIHFVSSIVSEVSINGEKLHKSAKDLWELSENLKKNVDKFRI, from the coding sequence ATGAAATCCATTAAGGCTAAAATATTAGTCCTAGCTGGTATAACTGTGATATTAGTTCAAATTGTTTCGATATTCTTTGGTTGGTATAGTCAAAGAAGTATGCTTTATAGGAACTTTGATGTTACAGCTGGAAATATTCTGAATATTTTCATTAAAAATGCAGCGTTACCAATTTACGATTTGAATGAACAAAATCTTAACGACGTTATTAATAGCACTTTTGACTTTCAAGAAGTTAAAGCGATAGTTTTATCAACTAAAGATAAATCTAGGATAACTCACTCAATAATTAAAGATGACAATGGAGATATCAAAAAATTTACATTCGAAAATGAGAGTAGTTATGATAACATAAAAGGTAAGATGATAATTTACAATAACGAAGAAGTAAGCTTTGCCAGGATTATTTTTGATGATTCTGGTGTATCAAGTGTACTTTCAGATTATCTTGTGAAAACTTTGATCTCCAGCTTTTTAGTTGTTACCATTCTGGTCATCGTTTTGATGATACTAGTTAAGAAAGTCATTGTCTCTCAAATTGAAAAAATAACTCTAATGCTTAAAGATGTTTCTGAAGGTGACGGAGATTTGAGAAAAAGGCTAGAAGTTGGTAGTGGAAATGAGTTTAGTGAAATGGTTTTACACTTCAACAATTTCATAAGTAAGCTACATTCTATTATTAGTGACATAACCAATAATACTAAAGTTCTAACAACTGAATCTGAGGAACTTTCAATTGTTTCTGATCATGTAGCAGAGAGTTCAGTTAAAATGAATGATAAAACTCAAAAAGTAGTTATTTCTGCTAATGAAACGAGAAAAAATAATGATTATGTAGCTGAAAATATGAATAGAACTTCGAAAAATTTAAGTTCAGTCGCTAGTGCAACAGAGCAAATGAGTATGACTGTAGGAGATATAGCTTCCAATTCTGAGAAAGCACGAAATATAAGTAATGAAGCTGTTTATCAAGCAACTAGTGTTACAGAGAAAATGAATAAATTAAAAGCTTCAGCAAAAGAAATCGGGATGGTGACAGAAACTATTTCCAATATTTCAGGTCAAACTAATCTACTTGCTTTAAATGCGACTATTGAAGCTGCTAGAGCTGGTGCAGCAGGAAAAGGATTTGCTGTAGTCGCAAATGAGATCAAAGATCTTGCTAGACAGACTGCTGTTGCGACTGAAGATATAAAAGAAAAAATTGATGGAATTCAAAATTCAACCTCCGAAGCGGTAAATGAGATCGCTAAAATATCTCAGGTTATTGCCAATGTAAGCGAAATTATAACGAACATTGCATCATCAATAGAAGAACAGGCAATTGTTACAAAAGATGTAGCTAACAATGTAAATATTGCCACAAGAGATGTGAATGATTCTAATGAGAATCTTCTTTTGACAGCAAAATCAAGTCAGCAAATAGCTGAGGAGATTCATTTTGTTAGTTCGATAGTTTCGGAAGTTTCAATAAACGGGGAAAAACTACATAAGAGTGCTAAAGATTTGTGGGAATTATCTGAGAATTTAAAGAAAAATGTTGATAAGTTCAGAATCTAA
- a CDS encoding methyl-accepting chemotaxis protein — translation MFNLSNLKIGKKLFLGFGIAIVALIAIGVVGIVSINELQKTMKIVSTERIPAGSYLSSLNYNRVEIRSYALEVWIFENIDNSQNEFSRLKNLRDKNWEELNKIIDDYLKIPKYTEEGKRLNNELKDSFDKWKTASKPIDDIISKLSIASDQKVKQELFKKFDEAIKNATGSSERFNEVCNNLTVNNTEYTSSSIDADIDMAETLELVMYIVSLVSLLLSFFLAYKINQNISSPLIVGVDLAKAIAKGDLSKSVDNSLLNRSDEIGDLANAMQEMSLSLRNFFKDINQGVQTLAASSTELSAISDQMVSGAANMTDMVNIVASSSEETSINTTSVAASMEQATVNLNNVASATEEMSSTVGDIASNSEKARNISNEAMEQSIAVSSLMAELTNAAREIGKVTETISNISAQTNLLALNATIEAARAGAAGKGFAVVANEIKDLARQTAGATEDIKSRIDGIQNSTGNAVEEIQKITSIIKHVSEIVTGTAASIEEQAVVTRDVAGNIAQATTGVNDANRRLAETVTASKTIAKEINQVSRIVTEVATSGKQVQASSGDLSKLAEGLKANVSRFKV, via the coding sequence ATGTTTAACTTGTCAAACCTAAAGATTGGTAAGAAGCTGTTTTTGGGCTTCGGTATAGCTATTGTTGCTTTGATAGCAATCGGTGTAGTAGGGATTGTTTCAATAAACGAGCTTCAAAAGACAATGAAAATTGTTTCAACTGAAAGAATACCTGCCGGGTCATATCTTTCATCCTTGAATTACAATAGAGTTGAGATAAGAAGTTATGCCCTTGAAGTTTGGATATTCGAGAATATTGATAATTCGCAGAATGAGTTCAGTAGGTTAAAGAACCTTAGAGATAAAAATTGGGAAGAGCTTAATAAGATAATTGACGATTATTTGAAGATCCCTAAATATACCGAAGAAGGGAAAAGGTTAAATAATGAGTTGAAAGATTCGTTTGATAAGTGGAAAACAGCTAGTAAGCCAATAGACGATATAATCTCAAAGTTATCTATTGCTAGTGATCAAAAAGTGAAGCAAGAACTATTTAAAAAATTTGATGAAGCAATCAAAAATGCTACAGGATCATCGGAAAGATTCAATGAAGTTTGTAATAATTTGACCGTCAATAATACTGAGTATACAAGTAGTTCGATTGATGCTGATATCGATATGGCAGAAACTTTAGAGCTTGTAATGTATATTGTTTCATTGGTTTCTTTATTACTTTCATTTTTCTTAGCTTACAAAATAAATCAAAATATTAGTAGTCCACTTATTGTTGGTGTCGATCTAGCAAAAGCGATAGCTAAAGGTGATCTTTCGAAATCAGTTGATAATTCTCTTTTGAATAGATCTGATGAGATTGGTGATCTGGCAAACGCTATGCAAGAGATGAGTCTAAGTCTTAGAAATTTCTTCAAAGATATAAATCAGGGTGTTCAGACACTTGCTGCTTCGTCTACTGAACTTTCTGCAATTTCTGATCAAATGGTTTCTGGTGCAGCGAATATGACTGATATGGTGAATATAGTTGCTTCATCATCAGAGGAAACAAGTATTAATACAACATCTGTTGCAGCTAGTATGGAGCAAGCTACTGTTAATTTAAATAATGTAGCTAGTGCAACTGAAGAGATGAGTTCTACAGTTGGCGATATAGCGTCAAACTCTGAAAAAGCTAGAAATATAAGTAATGAAGCGATGGAGCAATCTATAGCTGTCTCTAGTTTGATGGCTGAATTAACGAATGCTGCAAGAGAGATCGGAAAAGTTACTGAAACAATTTCTAATATCTCTGCACAAACAAATTTACTTGCTTTGAATGCCACTATTGAAGCAGCCAGAGCCGGAGCAGCGGGTAAAGGTTTCGCTGTTGTCGCTAATGAAATCAAAGATTTGGCAAGGCAAACTGCTGGAGCTACAGAAGATATTAAATCAAGGATAGATGGAATTCAAAATTCAACTGGAAATGCCGTAGAAGAGATTCAAAAAATTACTTCAATAATTAAACATGTTAGTGAGATTGTTACTGGAACTGCAGCATCTATTGAAGAACAAGCTGTTGTTACAAGGGATGTAGCTGGTAATATTGCTCAAGCGACAACTGGTGTTAACGATGCCAACAGGCGTTTAGCTGAAACTGTAACGGCAAGTAAAACTATAGCTAAAGAAATTAATCAGGTAAGTAGAATAGTAACTGAAGTTGCCACTAGTGGAAAACAGGTTCAAGCTAGTTCAGGAGATCTGTCAAAACTAGCTGAAGGTTTGAAAGCGAATGTGAGTAGATTCAAAGTTTAA
- a CDS encoding chemotaxis protein CheW, which produces MEDNLMKDFIIECREHLEDIESNLLKIEELGADIDENLVNKVFRAAHTIKGGSGFFGLTNIMNLSHKAETLLDMIRSRKLVPNSEVINILLNTFDKLRELINNHESSDILDISGNLQMLDEIINNNSSLKEKKSMEKNVELFTQDLKKSIIAPVYDLNKAKERCQYIYMLRLDLIHDIERKGKNILNVFSDLNKLGEVISAEMDYEDVGTLEDSFATELFVNMTFLTVIDPQIIQGVFEVEKDRIELIFDYEKYEADDFEENIIEEINSQNVIESNEIVKDLEEPIIEIKQKKHDEIQNSIKNKAPQNYSKPKEQIDDQSSKVDSTLRVNVDLLEKLVNLAGELVLSRNQLREAINSDDKNNLSISAQRLNLVTSELQDTIMKTRMQPIGNIFNKFHRVVRDIAQKTNKNINLNLIGTDVEMDKNMIEGLNDPLLHMVRNSADHGIEPEKIRLTSGKNQTGTITLEAKHEAGLVIVKITDDGKGIDSAKVSLKALEKGLISEEKLAAMSEKERVSLILMPGLSTAEKVTDFSGRGVGMDVVKSNIEKLGGKIEIESALGVGTSITIKLPLTLAIIPCLILSVENELFALPQINVSEMIFVKADEIKDRIEIVGNTETLLLRDKVLPIVQLSTVLGMVPTYVDPKTGNKEIDRRNRIIDRRSINRDINPDGNQIRYENRSNSDRRNKMSSGLNVVIVSNGIMDFGLVVDEFLNTEEIVVKPLGYHLKDLNEYAGATIMGDGRVALILDVSGISVKSNLTPISGTKRAEELKENSEKMHDNQSFLTFFNADDELCATPLDIVRRIERIEHSAVMMKGGKRVMQYRDKLLPLVMLKDTANVKEISKEKDLAVIVYSIYNKEVGLVCAMPVDVIEIKAEIDNETLRQTGVSGSFLYREKSYMLTDIFEIVDKVFPEWRQERKPIQKKENRPEDKNSNLNNMPNNQESTIIDSNSESRVILLAEDSDFFRKQVKTFIENEGFKVIAGIDGEDAWEMLQNSSEIIEMVVTDIEMPRMNGLEFTKKIRGDERFKHLPILGLTSLAGDDDIAKGKAAGIDDYQIKLDRDNLISGIHKLLNR; this is translated from the coding sequence ATGGAAGATAATTTGATGAAGGATTTTATTATTGAATGTAGAGAGCATCTTGAAGATATTGAATCAAACCTCCTAAAAATAGAAGAACTTGGTGCTGATATCGATGAAAATCTTGTAAATAAAGTTTTCAGAGCTGCTCATACAATAAAGGGTGGTAGTGGATTTTTTGGTTTAACAAATATCATGAATCTTTCCCACAAAGCTGAAACTTTGCTGGATATGATAAGATCTAGAAAATTAGTACCAAATTCTGAAGTTATTAATATCCTTCTAAATACTTTTGATAAACTTCGTGAATTGATAAATAATCATGAATCCAGTGATATTCTTGATATCAGTGGGAATCTTCAAATGCTTGATGAAATTATCAACAATAATTCCAGTTTGAAAGAAAAGAAATCTATGGAAAAAAATGTTGAGCTATTTACACAGGATTTGAAGAAATCTATAATAGCACCAGTGTATGATCTGAATAAAGCAAAAGAGAGATGTCAGTATATATATATGTTAAGACTGGATTTGATTCACGATATTGAAAGAAAAGGCAAGAATATTTTAAATGTATTTTCAGATTTAAACAAATTAGGGGAAGTTATTTCTGCGGAAATGGATTATGAAGATGTAGGGACACTGGAAGATTCATTTGCAACAGAACTTTTTGTAAATATGACCTTTTTAACTGTTATCGATCCACAGATAATTCAAGGTGTATTTGAAGTTGAAAAGGATAGAATTGAACTTATTTTTGATTATGAGAAATATGAAGCTGATGATTTTGAAGAAAACATTATTGAAGAGATTAACTCTCAAAATGTGATTGAAAGTAATGAGATTGTTAAAGACCTTGAAGAACCTATTATTGAGATTAAACAAAAAAAACATGATGAAATTCAAAATAGTATAAAAAATAAAGCTCCTCAGAATTATTCAAAACCAAAAGAGCAGATAGATGATCAGTCTTCAAAAGTGGATAGCACACTAAGAGTAAATGTAGATCTTCTGGAGAAGTTGGTTAATTTAGCTGGAGAATTAGTTTTAAGTAGAAATCAATTGAGAGAAGCGATAAATTCAGATGATAAAAACAATTTATCTATAAGTGCACAAAGATTAAATCTTGTAACTTCTGAATTGCAAGACACTATTATGAAAACTCGTATGCAACCAATTGGTAATATTTTCAATAAGTTTCATCGAGTAGTTAGAGATATAGCCCAAAAAACAAATAAAAATATTAACCTAAATCTGATTGGCACCGATGTAGAGATGGATAAGAATATGATTGAGGGTTTGAATGATCCTTTACTTCATATGGTTAGAAACTCAGCGGATCATGGAATTGAGCCTGAAAAAATAAGGCTAACATCAGGGAAAAACCAAACTGGTACAATTACTTTGGAAGCTAAGCATGAAGCAGGACTTGTAATAGTAAAGATTACAGATGATGGAAAAGGGATTGATTCTGCTAAAGTTTCACTTAAAGCACTTGAAAAGGGTCTGATTTCGGAGGAAAAGCTTGCAGCAATGAGTGAAAAAGAGAGAGTATCTTTAATCCTCATGCCTGGTTTATCAACTGCAGAAAAGGTGACTGATTTTTCTGGTAGAGGAGTTGGTATGGATGTAGTAAAGTCCAATATCGAAAAGCTTGGAGGAAAAATTGAGATTGAATCTGCTCTTGGTGTAGGTACTTCCATAACTATAAAACTTCCTTTAACATTGGCAATTATACCATGTTTAATTCTTTCCGTTGAAAATGAATTATTTGCTCTTCCTCAGATAAATGTTTCTGAAATGATTTTTGTGAAGGCAGATGAGATCAAAGATAGAATTGAAATTGTTGGAAACACTGAAACACTTCTACTTAGAGATAAAGTTTTACCAATTGTTCAATTGTCTACAGTCCTTGGTATGGTACCAACCTATGTAGATCCAAAAACTGGTAATAAAGAAATAGATAGAAGGAATAGAATAATTGATAGAAGATCAATTAATAGAGATATCAATCCTGATGGTAATCAGATAAGGTATGAAAACAGATCAAACTCTGACAGAAGAAATAAGATGTCAAGTGGCTTGAATGTTGTGATCGTTTCTAATGGAATAATGGACTTTGGTTTAGTAGTTGACGAATTTTTAAATACTGAAGAGATTGTTGTAAAACCTTTGGGATATCATCTTAAAGATCTGAATGAATATGCAGGTGCAACTATTATGGGTGATGGAAGGGTAGCTCTTATTTTAGATGTTTCAGGAATATCTGTTAAATCAAATTTAACTCCAATATCTGGAACTAAACGAGCTGAAGAATTGAAAGAAAACTCTGAAAAGATGCATGATAATCAATCCTTCTTGACTTTCTTCAATGCTGATGACGAACTATGTGCAACTCCTCTTGATATTGTAAGAAGAATAGAAAGAATTGAGCACTCAGCTGTCATGATGAAAGGCGGTAAGAGAGTTATGCAATACAGAGATAAATTATTGCCACTCGTAATGTTGAAAGATACTGCTAATGTGAAAGAGATATCGAAAGAAAAAGATTTGGCAGTGATTGTGTACTCTATTTACAACAAAGAAGTTGGTCTTGTTTGTGCCATGCCAGTAGATGTTATTGAGATAAAAGCTGAAATTGATAATGAAACTCTTAGACAAACTGGTGTTTCAGGTTCATTCTTATACAGGGAAAAATCTTATATGCTCACGGATATTTTTGAGATTGTAGATAAGGTTTTTCCTGAATGGAGACAAGAGAGAAAACCAATTCAGAAAAAAGAAAACAGACCTGAAGATAAAAATAGTAATCTAAACAATATGCCTAATAACCAGGAAAGTACGATTATCGATTCAAACTCAGAAAGTAGAGTTATTCTTTTAGCAGAGGATTCTGATTTTTTCAGAAAGCAAGTTAAAACTTTTATTGAAAATGAAGGTTTTAAAGTTATAGCAGGCATAGATGGTGAGGATGCTTGGGAAATGTTACAAAATAGTTCGGAAATTATTGAAATGGTTGTAACAGATATTGAAATGCCAAGAATGAATGGTCTTGAGTTTACTAAGAAGATCAGAGGAGATGAAAGATTTAAACACCTTCCTATACTTGGGTTAACCTCACTTGCTGGTGATGATGACATTGCTAAAGGTAAAGCGGCTGGTATAGATGATTATCAGATTAAGTTAGATAGAGATAATTTGATTAGTGGAATTCACAAATTGTTAAATAGATAA